A DNA window from Patagioenas fasciata isolate bPatFas1 chromosome 1, bPatFas1.hap1, whole genome shotgun sequence contains the following coding sequences:
- the NR0B1 gene encoding nuclear receptor subfamily 0 group B member 1: MACVERCRCCTDSRRHSSILYSILRSEERAVSPARLGPRRGQASRGCPCGSRRRLALRSPQVACKAASAVLVKTLRFVQNVPCFQELPLDEQLLLVRSCWAPLLVLGLAQDRVHLETVESAEPSMLQRILTTRRQGEQSPPRGPAPDRPHHGSAGGGPHLPSAGEIQTIKGFLAKCWSLDISTKEYAYLKGTVLFNPDLPGLQCTQYIEGLQREAQQALNEHVRLIHRGDEARFAKLNVVLSLLRSINANVIAELFFRPIIGAVNMDDMLLEMLCAKL, from the exons ATGGCGTGCGTGGAGCGCTGCCGCTGCTGCACGGACAGCAGGCGGCACAGTAGCATCCTCTACAGCATCCTCAGAAGCGAGGAGCGGGCGGTGTCGCCGGCGAGGCTGGGGCCGAGGCGGGGGCAGGCGTCCCGCGGCTGCCCGTGCGGGTCGCGGCGGCGGCTGGCCCTGAGGAGCCCGCAGGTGGCATGCAAGGCGGCCTCGGCCGTGCTGGTGAAGACGCTGCGCTTCGTCCAGAACGTGCCCTGCTTCCAGGAGCTGCCCCTGGACGAGCAGCTCCTGCTGGTCCGCAGCTGCTGGGCGCCTCTGCTGGTGCTGGGGCTGGCGCAGGACCGGGTGCACTTGGAGACGGTGGAGAGCGCGGAGCCCAGCATGCTGCAGCGGATCCTCACCACCCGGCGGCAGGGCGAGCAGTCCCCGCCGCGGGGACCGGCGCCGGACCGGCCGCACCACGGCTCCGCCGGCGGCGGTCCCCATCTGCCCTCGGCCGGCGAGATTCAGACCATCAAGGGCTTCCTGGCCAAGTGCTGGAGCCTGGATATCAGCACCAAAGAGTACGCTTACCTCAAGGGGACGGTGCTCTTCAACCCGG atctaCCTGGACTGCAGTGTACACAGTACATTGAAGGACTGCAGAGGGAAGCACAACAAGCTTTAAATGAACATGTCAGACTCATTCACAGGGGTGATGAAGCCAGATTTGCCAAGCTGAATGTTGTTCTATCCTTGTTAAGATCTATTAATGCTAATGTGATTGCTGAACTATTCTTTAGGCCCATCATTGGAGCAGTGAACATGGATGACATGCTTTTGGAAATGCTTTGTGCAAAATTGTAA